One window of Pelobates fuscus isolate aPelFus1 chromosome 9, aPelFus1.pri, whole genome shotgun sequence genomic DNA carries:
- the TAF1 gene encoding transcription initiation factor TFIID subunit 1 isoform X2 gives MSDSESDEDRPFSLTGFLFGNINEDGQLEDDSVLDKESKKHLAGLGALGLGNLITEITSSVDEAAETEGVSLDEDGWVKSTDDAVDYSDINEVAEDESRRYKQAMGTLHLNRRADDDDDDDYDADCEDIDSKLMPPPPPPPVTGKKDEDKGATSTAPEEGDGIILPSIIAPSSAAMDKVDFSSSSDSESEIGPQDRGQDEGKERKLTLPLAGIMQRDATKELPSVTQLFPEFRPGKVLRFLRLFGPGKNVLSVWRSARRKRRKKHREMTQDIQAKEGEEPEAVPEKKTCWESEYAPPPPPEQCLSDDEITMMAPVESKFSQSTGDTDKVADTKPKVAEWRYGPAQLWYDMLGVPEDGSGFDYGFKLKETGDDGDDDDEMKVEEEIEEKKTETAEDTPAVDNQFQDEHFLMVTQLQWEDDVIWNGEDVKHKVTKTQRASLAGWLPSSMTRNATAYNAQQGLNRSGSLLNLQTPLVQKPNLPGVLIPPKGKEKHPPEQQASVEDGRPWFSIFPIDNEELVYGRWEDYIIWDDQAMDMILEPPVLTLDPNDENIILEIPDEKEETTSNSPSKESKKESSLKKSRILLGKTGVIKEEPQQNMSQPEVKDPWNLSNDEFYYPKQQGLRGTFGGNIIQHSIPAVELRQPFFQTHMGPMKLRQFHRPPLKKYSFGALSQPGSHSVQPLLKHIKKKAKMREQERQASGGGEMFFMRTSQDLTGKDGDLILAEYSEENPPLMMQVGMATKIKNYYKRKPGKDPGAPDCKYGETVYCHTSPFLGSLHPGQLLQAFENNLFRSPIYLHKVPDTDFLIIRTRQGYYIRDLVDIFVVGQQCPLFEVPGPNSKRANTHIRDFLQVFIYRLFWKSKDRPRRIRMEDIKKAFPSHSESSIRKRLKLCADFKRTGMDSNWWVLKPDFRLPTEEEIRAMVSPEQCCAYYSMIAAEQRLKDAGYGEKSFFAPDEENEEDFQMKIDDEVRTAPWNTTRAFIAAMKGKCLLEVTGVADPTGCGEGFSYVKIPNKPTQQKQDDKEPQPVKKTVTGTDADLRRLSLKNAKQLLRKFGVPEEEIKKLSRWEVIDVVRTMSTEQARSGEGPMSKFARGSRFSVAEHQERYKEECQRIFDLQNKVLESAEVLSTDTDSSSAEDSDFEEMGKNIENMLQNKKTSSQLSREREEQERKELQRMLMGEDSGNDKDRNRKDKKDRKGFWSAASGGSHKDDDTASVTSLNSAASGRRLKIYRTFRDEDGKEYVRCETVRKPSVIDAYSRIRSTKDDEFIRKFALFDEQHREEMRKERRRIQEQLRRLKRNQEKEKLRGPPEKKPKKVRERPDLKLKCGACGAIGHMRTNKFCPLYYQTNAPPSNPVAMTEEQEEELEKTVIHNDNEELIKVEGTKIVLGKQLIESADEVRRKSLVLKFPKQQLPQKKKRRVGSTVHCDYLNRPHKSIHRRRTDPMVTLSSVLESIINDMRDMSNSYPFHSPVNAKVVKDYYKIVTNPMDLQTLRENVRKRMYPSREEFREQVELIVKNSILYNGPKHSLTQISQVMLDLCDEKLKEKEDKLARLEKAINPLLDDDDQVAFSFILDNIVTQKMMAVPDSWPFHHPVNKKFVPDYYKVIINPMDLETIRQNISKHKYQNREHFLSDVNLICMNSVRYNGQDSQYSKTAQDIVNICVQTLAEYDEHLTQLEKDISTAKEAALEEADLESLDPMTPGPYTPQPPDYYDTNTSLSMSRDASMYQDESNLSATETATASLGKRSLMRLGRVRFGDDDSDVDIEGFEEEEDDDGKPKTPAPEVEDADGELAEEDENSVQQPQASVLYEDLLMSDGEDDDDGSDEEGDNPFSSIQLSESGSDSDIESGGIRPKQPHMMQENTRMGMENEESMMSYGEGVDTSHVMEDSNISYESYEEPDPKSNTRDTSFSSIGGFELSEEEEDEEEARHGPSVLSQVQLSEDEDDSEEFRSIGGDSDLDSDNE, from the exons GAATCAAAGAAACATCTGGCCGGGTTGGGTGCCCTAGGACTTGGCAATCTGATTACAGAGATCACATCCAGTGTAGATGAAGCAGCAGAGACTGAAGGAGTCAGCCTGGATGAGGATG GCTGGGTCAAAAGTACCGATGACGCAGTTGATTACTCTGATATTAATGAGGTTGCTGAGGATGAGTCGCGCAGATACAAACAAGCCATGGGGACATTGCACCTTAATCGCCGAGCAG ATGATGATGACGACGATGATTATGACGCTGACTGTGAAGATATTGATTCCAAATTGATGCCACCGCCTCCACCTCCTCCAGTAACTGGGAAAAAGGACGAAGACAAAGGTGCAACATCTACCG ctccagaggaaggagATGGGATTATTCtcccttccattattgcaccaTCATCTGCTGCTATGGATAAGGTAGATTTCAGCAGTTCCTCAGATTCTGAATCTGAAATAGGTCCACAAGATAGAGGACAAGATGAGGGAAAGGAGAGAAAGTTGACATTGCCCCTTGCTGGCATTATGCAGAGGGACGCCACCAAAGAACTGCCCAGCGTTACACAGCTTTTCCCAGAGTTCAGGCCTGGCAAG GTCTTGCGATTCCTTCGGCTTTTTGGACCTGGAAAGAATGTCCTGTCCGTGTGGCGCAGTGCTCGGAGGAAACGGAGGAAAAAACATAGAGAAATGACGCAGGACATACAAGCTAAAGAGGGTGAAGAGCCAGAAGCTGTGCCGGAAAAAAAAACTTGTTGGGAAAGTGAATACGCTCCTCCACCTCCCCCAGAGCAGTGCCTGTCTGATGATGAG ATTACCATGATGGCTCCAGTAGAGTCCAAATTCTCGCAGTCCACTGGTGACACCGATAAAGTGGCGGACACCAAACCCAAAGTTGCGGAGTGGCGGTATGGGCCAGCGCAGTTGTGGTATGATATGCTTGGAGTCCCAGAAGATGGAAGTGGATTTGACTATGGATTTAAGTTAAAGGAGACGGGTGATGatggtgatgatgatgatgaaatgAAGGTTGAGGAGGAGATTGAGGAAAAA aagacagaaacagcagaagaCACCCCAGCAGTAGACAACCAGTTTCAGGATGAACACTTCCTCATGGTGACACAGCTGCAAtgggaagatgacgtcatctggAATGGGGAAGATGTGAAGCACAAAGTGACTAAAACGCAGAGGGCCAGCTTAGCTGGATGGCTTCCTTCCAGCATGACCAGAAATGCCACCGCTTACAATGCACAGCAAG GGCTGAATCGAAGTGGATCTTTGTTAAACCTGCAGACACCTCTCGTGCAAAAACCAAATCTGCCGGGTGTACTGATCCCCCCTAAAGGGAAAGAAAAACACCCTCCAGAGCAGCAGG CATCTGTAGAAGACGGCCGGCCGTGGTTTTCCATTTTCCCCATTGATAATGAAGAATTGGTCTATGGGCGATGGGAAGATTATATCATCTGGGACGACCAAGCAATGGACATGATCCTGGAACCTCCTGTGTTAACTCTAGACCCCAATGATGAAAACATTATTTTgg AAATCCCGGATGAAAAAGAAGAAACAACATCAAATTCTCCATCTAAGGAAAGCAAGAAAGAATCCTCATTAAAGAAAAGTCGTATATTGTTAGGAAAAACTGGCGTTATAAAGGAAGAACCACAGCAG aatatgtcACAGCCAGAAGTTAAGGACCCCTGGAATTTATCCAACGATGAGTTTTATTATCCCAAACAGCAAGGATTGAGAGGAACGTTTGGAGGAAATATCATCCAG CACTCTATTCCAGCTGTGGAGCTCAGACAGCCTTTCTTCCAAACTCACATGGGGCCAATGAAGCTAAGACAATTCCATCGGCCTCCTTTAAAAAAGTATTCGTTTGGAGCTCTGTCGCAGCCAGGATCTCACTCTGTTCAGCCTCtcttaaaacatataaaaaagaaggcgaag ATGAGAGAGCAGGAACGTCAGGCCTCTGGTGGAGGCGAGATGTTTTTTATGCGCACTTCACAAGATCTTACAGGCAAAGACGGTGATCTTATACTAGCAGAATACAGTGAAGAGAATCCCCCCTTAATGATGCAAGTTGGCATGGCAACCAAGATAAAGAATTATTACAAAAGG AAACCGGGGAAAGATCCTGGAGCACCAGACTGCAAGTATGGCGAGACTGTTTACTGTCACACCTCTCCCTTCTTGGGATCCCTACATCCAGGACAGTTACTGCAG GCCTTTGAAAACAATCTCTTCAGGTCTCCAATCTACTTGCACAAGGTGCCCGATACGGACTTCCTGATTATCCGTACTCGACAGGGCTATTATATTCGGGACCTGGTAGACATTTTTGTGGTCGGGCAGCAGTGTCCTCTGTTTGAAGTACCGGGTCCTAACTCAAAACGTGCAAATACCCACATACGGGACTTCCTGCAG GTGTTTATTTACCGCCTGTTTTGGAAAAGTAAAGACCGTCCTCGTAGGATACGTATGGAAGACATCAAGAAGGCCTTCCCATCCCATTCTGAGAGTAGCATCAGAAAAAGACTTAAGCTTTGTGCTGATTTCAAAAGAACAG GAATGGACTCTAATTGGTGGGTGTTGAAGCCAGATTTCCGATTGCCAACTGAAGAGGAGATTCGTGCGATGGTATCTCCAGAGCAGTGCTGCGCATATTACAGCATGATTGCAGCAGAACAGAGACTCAAG GATGCCGGCTACGGGGAGAAATCTTTTTTTGCTCCTGATGAAGAAAATGAGGAAGACTTCCAGATGAAGATTGATGATGAG GTGCGTACAGCTCCATGGAACACTACTCGAGCCTTTATCGCTGCTATGAAAGGGAAGTGTCTACTTGAAGTAACAGGAGTGGCAGATCCAACCGGATGTGGAGAGGGCTTTTCCTACGTCAAGATTCCTAACAAACCAACGCAACAAAAG CAAGATGACAAAGAGCCTCAACCCGTGAAGAAAACTGTGACCGGAACCGATGCAGATCTTCGTAGACTTTCATTGAAGAATGCCAAACAACTTCTACGCAAATTCGGTGTACCAGAGGAAGAG ATTAAGAAGTTGTCCAGATGGGAAGTGATTGATGTTGTGCGAACAATGTCCACAGAGCAGGCACGGTCCGGTGAGGGTCCAATGAGTAAATTTGCCAGAGGCTCTCGCTTTTCTGTGGCAGAACACCAGGAGAGATATAAAGAGGAATGCCAGAGGATCTTTGATCTTCAGAATAA AGTTCTAGAATCTGCTGAAGTGTTgtctacagacacagacagtagcTCTGCAGAAGACAGTGACTTTGAGGAGATGGGAAAGAACATCGAGAATATGCTACAGAACAAGAAAACCAGTTCTCAACTGTCCAGAGAGCGAGAAGAGCAGGAGAGAAAAGAGTTACAAAGAATGCTAATGGGAGAAGACAGTGGAAATGATAAAGACAGAAACAGAAAAGACAAAAAAGATAGAAAGGGATTTT GGTCCGCAGCTTCAGGTGGGTCTCACAAGGACGATGACACTGCTTCAGTGACTAGTCTAAATTCTGCTGCAAGTGGCCGCAGGCTGAAAATCTACCGCACATTTAGAGATGAAGATGGGAAGGAATATGTACGATGCGAGACTGTGCGCAAGCCTTCTGTTATTGATGCTTATAGTCGAATTCGCAGCACCAAAGATGACGAGTTTAT CCGAAAATTTGCACTCTTTGATGAACAACATCGCGAGGAAATGAGAAAAGAGAGGAGAAGGATCCAGGAACAGCTCCGTAGACtaaagagaaaccaagaaaaggaGAAACTTAGGGGTCCTCCGGAGAAGAAACCCAAGAAAGTTAGGGAACGCCCAGATCTGAAG ttaaaatgtggAGCCTGTGGTGCTATTGGACACATGAGAACAAACAAGTTCTGCCCACTTTATTATCAAACCAATGCTCCACCATCCAACCCGGTGGCCATGACCGAAGAGCAAGAAGAAGAGCTTGAGAAGACTGTTATTCACAATGACAATGAGGAGTTGATTAAAGTGGAGGGAACAAAGATCGTGTTAGGCAAACAGTTGATTGAAAG CGCCGATGAAGTCCGAAGGAAATCTTTGGTGCTGAAATTCCCCAAACAGCAGCTACCTCAGAAGAAGAAACGTAGAGTTGGAAGCACAGTGCATTGCGATTatctaaat CGTCCCCACAAGTCAATTCATCGCAGAAGGACAGATCCCATGGTCACTCTGTCTTCCGTTCTTGAGTCAATAATAAATGACATGAGAGATATGTCCAAT AGCTACCCGTTTCATAGTCCTGTGAATGCAAAGGTTGTAAAAGATTATTACAAAATCGTAACAAATCCCATGGATCTTCAGACTTTACGGGAGAATGTGCGAAAAAGAATGTACCCATCCCGGGAGGAGTTCCGTGAGCAGGTGGAGCTCATTGTGAAGAACAGTATTCTTTACAACG GACCAAAGCATTCTCTGACCCAGATATCTCAAGTCATGTTGGACTTGTGCGATGAAAAGCTGAAAGAG AAAGAGGATAAGCTGGCAAGACTTGAGAAAGCCATTAACCCTCTGCTGGATGACGACGATCAAGTTGCCTTCTCCTTCATCTTGGACAACATCGTTACTCAGAAGATGATGGCAGTGCCAGAT TCATGGCCGTTTCATCACCCTGTCAACAAGAAGTTTGTCCCAGATTATTATAAAGTTATTATCAATCCAATGGATCTGGAGACAATACGGCAG AATATTTCTAAACACAAATACCAAAATCGTGAACACTTCCTTTCTGATGTGAACCTTATTTGTATGAACAGTGTGCGATACAATg GCCAAGACAGTCAGTACAGTAAAACGGCCCAGGATATTGTCAACATTTGTGTACAGACTTTAGCTGAG TATGACGAGCACCTGACACAGCTAGAAAAAGACATCTCAACAGCGAAGGAGGCCGCCTTGGAGGAGGCAGATCTGGAGAGCTTAGATCCAATGACTCCTGGGCCCTACACACCTCAG CCTCCTGACTACTATGATACAAACACCTCACTTAGCATGTCTCGTGATGCCTCTATGTATCAGGATGAGAGCAACTTATCAGCAACAGAAACTGCAACAGCCTCGCTGGGGAAAAGGAGCCTG ATGCGGTTAGGAAGGGTCCGCTTCGGAGATGACGACTCCGATGTTGACATAGAAGGATTTGAAGAAGAAGAAGACGATGATGGAAAACCTAAAACACCAGCACCT GAGGTTGAAGATGCTGATGGTGAGCTTGCTGAAGAAGATGAGAATTCCGTGCAGCAGCCTCAGGCGAGTGTCCTCTATGAGGATTTGTTAATGTCTGATGGAGAAGATGATGATGACGGCAGTGACGAAGAGGGAGATAATCCATTTTCCT CGATCCAGCTCAGTGAGAGTGGCAGCGACTCAGACATTGAGTCTGGTGGGATCAGGCCTAAGCAGCCTCACATGATGCAGGAGAATACCAGGATGGGAATGGAAAATGAAGAAAGTATGATGTCCTACGGGGAAGGAGTGGATACATCCCACGTTATGGAGGACAGTAACATTAG ttATGAAAGTTATGAGGAACCAGACCCCAAATCCAATACTAGAGACACAAGCTTTAGCAGTATTGGAGGATTTGAGCTGTCAGAAGAAGAGGAGGATGAGGAAGAAGCCCGTCATGGACCCAGTGTTCTTAGCCAGGTGCAGTTATCTGAAGATGAAGACGACAGTGAGGAATTCCGTTCAATCGGAGGGGACAGTGACCTTGACTCTGATAATGAGTAA